From the genome of Gambusia affinis linkage group LG04, SWU_Gaff_1.0, whole genome shotgun sequence:
GTTCTCCTTGGACACTGAGACTTCTTTCTCATCCTGTTTCTTCTTTGCCTTCATCAGTCCATCATagtttcttgtcttttctgttGAGTTGAAATCCTTTCCAGTTTCAAGAGCTGGACTGGCCTTTGCCTCTGCTTTGGCTTTGTAGTGTTTCTGTGCTGGAATGGTTCGGCTATTTTCTATGATGATGATCTGACAGCCGGTCCCCTCTGAGAGCTTTGGTCCTCTGAGACCAGAGCGGTCTAAACCTTTGGCAGAGGTTTGGTTCTGTGAGGTATTGACCGCAATGGGTTTTCTCTCCACGTAGGTGGTATGTTCTGGGGTGGATGTCCCAGATTCATCTTGACTCTCCAAAATTAAGTTCAAATCGTCACTGCTACTAGAAGACCAGGATGGGGTCTTACTTTTAGGTGAGAATGTCAATGGCGATTCTGGACGTATCTGCAGGGTCTCAAAGAGTTGCTTCCTCTCTTTTATTTGGCGAACTGTGCCTTTGTCATAGAAGCCAGGAATTTTCCCAATCTTGACCAGGTCCTGCTCCCTCCGAGTCTCTTCGTGAATCTCGTGCTGCATCTTTTTGCCTGCAAATTCCCTGTCCTTGTTCTGGGACCACTTGGGAGTGGAGGACACACTAAGACTTTTTCTGGAAGGAACTTCCACGTATTCTGGAGAGGTGCGTTGGTTTGGAAGTCCTCTGGATCTTCTCAGGCTTTGCTCGCGCTCTATTGCCCGTCTGATCTCCCTCTCGATGGGGGTCTCTGAGGAGACAGGGCCCGGAGAGTCTGCAGAAATGCTGGTGCTGCTgttccatgttctgtctgagtGGAAGTCTGCTGACACTCCGCTGTCACTCTGGCTATCATCATACGTGTCAGTCCTCATCCTGGTGTCTCTGCTGGCTTTAGGAAATATACCACAGCTGTTTTCCGCCTTAGACTCTTGTGTTTGGACTGCCTGGAGATACCTGAACAGCTCTCTGCTCTGTGACCTCACAGCCGTCTTGCTCTTTTCGACACTGCTCTTATTCTGCCCTTTCACTCCACCTGTTAGCTCATGTTCACTCCCTGTCCTCTCCCACACCCTGCTGCTCCTTTCTCTTGCAGCTGCAACGCAACTATGGCCTTGAGAGGTTTCCCCTCCCTGattggctagctccatggcaaCAGCCGAACCAGGTGGAGATCCCTGGCCAAACACCTGTTGTGCAGCTTCCTGGTTTAATCTCCTGGGACAGAGCTCAGACTGATTTTGTGGCAACACTGCCTCCTCCTGTCTGACTGAATTATTTGCAGGCAGGACTGAGTCTGTTTCTTCATGATTGGAACATGAAGGTAGGACACCCATGCAGCTCATCTCATGTGGAGCAGATTGGTGCTGACAAGTTGTTACATCTCCACCTGTTCCCTCTTCTTCTTCGCTTTCATCAGCAAAAGGAGGAGAGTTCAGAGTGTTTCTGTCATCTGAGCTGTTCATGTCAGAGAGACAGTGTCGGGCAGACTGAGATCCagaagtttcagttttattgcttCTAATGTCACCTGCATTCATTAGTGCTGTTGAATTAATCTGTGATGTTATGTCTGCATCCTGATGAGCTGGCTCAAGAAGTTTGGGTGTCTTTGCGCATTCTTGAGTGACTTCAATTGGTTCAGCTTCACTGATCCACTCCCCCACCTCACCCTCCAGGCTGGAAAGCCCTTCTTTCTCACCACACTCTCCTGCTGATAAGGCACTGAGTGGCAGTGGAGGCAGGAAATCCTTCTCACAGAAATTATCTGCTTCTTTAGGCTCCTCCTGTGTATCTGAGACCTTTTTAGGCCTTCCTCCCAATTCTGTCATAGCTTCTTGTGTCTCTGTCATAGGCCACTTAATAATATCTGTGGATTTCTGATTTTCAATTTTGATTACATCAACCATTTCTATTATCTCGATTGGCTGACATTCCCGCGGAGCTTCAAGTTTGACTCCAAGCTCCGGGGCTTCTAAGTCCTCCTCAGGCATTGCCTTGGGGGCTTTTCTCTCTCGTAGAGAAACATTGTGGCCCACGCTTGTGCCCTCTTCACCCTGCATCTCAACTAGAGAAGTGAAAAGACCTTGCTCCTGCCAGGTTGTGGGCTTTGTTTCCATGGCAGCACGACTGATGATGTAAAATGTTCTGAGCAATCAGGTTGTTGGGCCCCCAGCCAGTCAGTCAACCCTAAAAGCAAGGGGAGCCAGAGGGGAGAGAGGAACAACATGGTGATTAGCAGAGTTTAACAACAGAACATTGTCAGCCACTTTCAATGCTATTATTGCAGTGCCTGCACCACTGAATGAATCATCATCTGTTTTCAGTGTGACATTTATTGTGCAGAAATCCTGACATGCTGAATGCTATctctcatttgcattttaatatttcacatgGTCTAAGCTGATCACAGAGGGGCACGCAGTTTAAAAAAGAAGGCTTTTAATCTCAAATGGATTTtatcctggtaaaataaaggtaaaataaaaataataatagaatatAAATACAGATGACAAACGTAAAAACTTCAGTATATATCTGGCATTTGAACAATATACCTCACATAGAATGTTATCAGGGGCTGAACTGATGTTTTGATATAAACAACTTGTTCCTTGTGTACCtaatttcaataaatacatttcaacaaGCAAACAGTTGCTAAATAGTTATAGTATGTAACTGAGAATTAATCAGATGTCATTACCTCAGAACCAAGCTGCTTTGTTGGCTGTCAGATTTGTAATTATGCACAGCAActaataaatcaaatgttatgTAGACTCCTCTATTCCTGAATTGCTACTtctcaacatgttttctttttgtctcctttGTGCTGTGAATTGAttggtttgtgtgtttattctcatgtgtttgtttgtgtctaaACTACTGGGGACTACAAATATGAAGTAACCTTTTTACTAATTTGAGCATGGCATTGTcccatttaaatataatattaaaattatgagCTTACGGTCTTTCAACCACAGCTCAGTTGAAGCTCTTTTATTCATCATCTGACTGACTTCTAAGGGCAATGAACTCAGTAGAGATTCACGGACAAACTGTTCGTCTTTGCACTGGACTTGAGCATATAAACCATGGTTATGTCTTCTTTTCACAGCAGAAAGACCGCTCCCGCTTGACAAGAGAGTGGCAGTAACACCTCACAAGGTTTTGGCTTCAGGGCAGTGAATAAAGTTTTTTGCTGAGCACACCTTTCTGTAATCATCTTACAGGCTGGGGAATAGCTCAggataacacacacacacgcacacacaccaacccTGTTTCTTtaacatacacacaaacacttgCCTTATGATGAATTGTGCTTACACACATGTAGACTTAAAGTCAGCATCCTAACAAATTTCCACAAACGATAATACTTGTAAAGTCAGTCAGACAAGTCTGGATTCTGGTGCCAGGACTGATCACTAGGGGACATGTAGATCACAGCTTTTGGGACAAGTGCTTGACGAATTGGGACGATGGACAAATAACATACAGCCCTGTGAGTGGAGATAATAAGGTCCAACATAGGGGCGGGAGACAGGAAGAATGGAGAACAGTGaggcaataataataacagcagAAGCAGATCCACAACAGAGCAGTGTACCACTCACCAGCTGCAGAGTGTGTTTAAAGTGTGTGCAGTTTCTGGACTATTGGTGATGAAATTGAGCACTCTGCTTCCTGCTGTGGCAGACACAGCACTCCACCATCATTTCAAGGTTGGTTTCCAGTCTTGAAACAGAAGTCCAGCTTCCTGGAGTCCTTTTATATGACaggcatttttgttgttttgaaaatgagaaGGACCAGAAGCAGCTTATTATGTGCACAGAGTGCTCCATTCAGAGCCCATTATAAAATGTACACTGGCTGGTTTCAGACTCAGGAGGAATAAGGGAAAACATTGGGTTCTTGTCACTTATGTCCAGTCTAAAGGAAACTATTGTCTGATTCCTAGTTTAATATCAATAAGACATGTAattttcagtgatttttgtAGTTGACATATGTTGTGATACTAGATCAATCTCTGCTTCTTAATTATAgttttcaacataaaatgttatgaaacAGATCTACATCTTCATGAGAAGGCAACAGGTTTTGAGTTTAAATTTTATGCGATTTGAGCTCAGTCAGATTTATAGAGATTATGTATACACATAAATTTTCAGGGCTAATCACAGATTATAAATTGAATTTATCTTTGCACCTGGACCGGACAATTGTAACACGCATCAGagctttgatctaaatcattgtattgtatttctggctgtatgtttaggacTGACTGCTGTTTGAAGGCGAACCTCCACCACAGGTTAAAATCTTTTACAGCCTCAGTATTTCTTTCTTCCAGGATTACTGTGTACAGCTTGACTCATGTTCTCCCCGTCTTCCAGCCTGACCCTGCTTCTACCATGTTACATCATGAGGTCTGAATGTTCATGGCGATTTGCAGTGTTAGTTCTTAGCCACACGTGACATTTTGCATCTAGTCCAAAAAATTCAAGTTGGCATTGATTTGGTTTGTTCTCGTCACAGATTTTCTCTTAGTTGATTCTGATAT
Proteins encoded in this window:
- the misp3 gene encoding mitotic interactor and substrate of PLK1, whose product is MELANQGGETSQGHSCVAAARERSSRVWERTGSEHELTGGVKGQNKSSVEKSKTAVRSQSRELFRYLQAVQTQESKAENSCGIFPKASRDTRMRTDTYDDSQSDSGVSADFHSDRTWNSSTSISADSPGPVSSETPIEREIRRAIEREQSLRRSRGLPNQRTSPEYVEVPSRKSLSVSSTPKWSQNKDREFAGKKMQHEIHEETRREQDLVKIGKIPGFYDKGTVRQIKERKQLFETLQIRPESPLTFSPKSKTPSWSSSSSDDLNLILESQDESGTSTPEHTTYVERKPIAVNTSQNQTSAKGLDRSGLRGPKLSEGTGCQIIIIENSRTIPAQKHYKAKAEAKASPALETGKDFNSTEKTRNYDGLMKAKKKQDEKEVSVSKENPFFKLRSSANLDKVRQDIQEAKDREKELHTLRLNLYGEVNDTESPSKKEIPAPSPVPNGSSGLHEGRQAVDQVSVRPPVQGEEEKIFHPEIRKSPRTPRQKNPLVQLWESGLISNNNLEDD